A single genomic interval of Methylocystis sp. IM3 harbors:
- a CDS encoding A24 family peptidase, which yields MENIALVLFPALMVFAAFSDLLTLTIPNMISLVLILLYFALSAWIGTPLFVITLHVCCGLVVLAISFVLFEMGIIGGGDAKLASATALWLGFENLMDYAVAFSFIGGGLAMAIISLRWHTHADQGQSVSLLGRLADKAVNRMPYGVALGIAGMLLYPHSTIWHGLAGV from the coding sequence ATGGAAAATATCGCGCTCGTGCTTTTCCCTGCTCTGATGGTCTTTGCAGCATTTTCCGATCTTCTGACGTTGACGATCCCAAATATGATTTCACTCGTTCTTATCTTGCTTTATTTCGCGCTGTCCGCCTGGATCGGGACACCCTTGTTCGTCATCACGCTTCATGTGTGCTGTGGCCTCGTCGTGCTGGCGATTTCGTTCGTCCTCTTTGAAATGGGGATTATTGGCGGGGGGGATGCGAAGCTCGCCTCCGCGACAGCCCTGTGGCTCGGGTTCGAGAATTTGATGGACTACGCCGTTGCGTTTTCATTCATCGGTGGTGGTCTCGCGATGGCGATCATCTCGCTTCGCTGGCACACTCATGCCGATCAAGGCCAATCCGTAAGCCTGCTCGGACGCCTTGCGGACAAGGCGGTAAATCGAATGCCTTACGGCGTCGCGCTGGGAATCGCAGGGATGCTTCTCTACCCCCACAGCACAATTTGGCATGGTCTTGCGGGCGTCTGA